In Sandaracinaceae bacterium, the genomic window AGGACGAAGCCGAGCCCGATGGCGCAGCTGTCAATCAGCCGGTCCGCGTCGCAGTCCTGCTCCGGATGTGCATCCAGCTGGCACACGTCCGGCTCGTCGTTGCCGTCACAGTCGGGCTGGCACACGTCCGGGAAGCCGTCACCGTCGCAGTCCGCGGCGGGTGGGATCGGCAGCGCCGTGCGTGTCGGTGGCGACGCTGCGGCGCGTGTGAGGGTCACCGTGCCCGCGGCCGCGACCCCCGCGTGCAGGAGCTCGCCCCCGTCCGGGAAGGCCACGTGCACGTCCAGCGTCCCGCCCCCGCCGAAGAAGCCCGCGCCCAGACCGAAGTGCGTGGCGCGTGGTCCGTGCCCGGTGAAGTGTGCGCGGGTGCCCACCTCGCGCACTTGGGTCGGACCAGTCGACGGGGTGATCGTGACGAACGCTCCGATGGCCTCCAGCGCGGGCGCGGAGCCGCGCACGTTGACGTCCACCCAGTCCGTCGCAGCCTGCGCGTCGTTTCGCAGCAGCGCGGGTGGGCCCTCGTGCGGCACCACCAAGAGATCCTGATCGCCGTCGGCGTCGAAGTCGAGCGCCACCACCTCCCGCCCGAGACGCAAGCCGTCCACGCCGACGGCCGCGCTGACGTCTTCCCAA contains:
- a CDS encoding ASPIC/UnbV domain-containing protein, whose product is WEDVSAAVGVDGLRLGREVVALDFDADGDQDLLVVPHEGPPALLRNDAQAATDWVDVNVRGSAPALEAIGAFVTITPSTGPTQVREVGTRAHFTGHGPRATHFGLGAGFFGGGGTLDVHVAFPDGGELLHAGVAAAGTVTLTRAAASPPTRTALPIPPAADCDGDGFPDVCQPDCDGNDEPDVCQLDAHPEQDCDADRLIDSCAIGLGFVLDCDGNGVPDMCGVPPSCAPMDAGVRDQGPPDAGPSDAGAPVDGGSVDGAVDDAGDAAMTDTGGGDDAAMARDMGARSDAGPPGMQGGGGCDVSALGTVRSREAHPSSPWRTALTAAGLLAFAALRVRRRRRV